One region of Eupeodes corollae chromosome 1, idEupCoro1.1, whole genome shotgun sequence genomic DNA includes:
- the LOC129953745 gene encoding uncharacterized protein LOC129953745, whose translation MVFEKRLIELVKERKCLYQTKSRSNANNRDRLSQWHRVSAALRKPVNECRQRWRSLRDRFVREKKKLELGDTSSNHEQLWEYYNDLMFLIPSVKPRRSKRDRSFQNVAKIYLNRELSDNFVNISNSRDEGELTEPCESYASDEMFDTETTMAQEFNDESKTKESIEECMLDNSENYEEQHFSTNRNESAAFQQAKEEEEWIDDDFDKYPIIKLPTSLSSNENQNNVYKNTQNNLFSLGQTAAVEATTAIAADPTSSFVELIKTLNSEIGKVLVEEKDENDLFLECMAKKMKKLSPRAKFKIQAKLLENITEELLKEFPE comes from the exons ATGGTGTTCGAAAAACGGTTGATTGAATTAGTTAAGGAACGAAAGTGCTTGTATCAAACAAAATCAAGGTCAAATGCAAATAACCGAGACCGCTTATCCCAATGGCACCGAGTAAGTGCTGCGTTGCGAAAACCAG tGAACGAATGCAGACAGAGATGGCGAAGCTTGCGCGACCGCTTCgtgagagagaaaaaaaaactcgaacTCGGAGATACATCTTCAAATCATGAACAGTTATGGGAATATTACAACGATTTGATGTTTCTCATCCCTTCGGTAAAACCAAG AAGAAGCAAAAGAGACAGAAGTTTTCAGAATGTcgctaaaatatatttaaatcgtGAATTAAGtgataattttgtaaacataagCAACAGCCGTGATGAAGGTGAACTCACAGAACCCTGTGAAAGTTATGCTTCTGATGAAATGTTTGACACCGAAACAACAATGGCTCAAGAATTCAATGATGAATCGAAAACGAAAGAGTCAATTGAAGAATGTATGTTAGATAACAGTGAGAATTATgaagaacaacatttttcaacaaatagAAATGAATCTGCTGCATTTCAACAAGCTAAAGAGGAAGAAGAGTggattgatgatgattttgacAAATATCCCATAATAAAACTACCCACCTCTCTAAGttcaaatgaaaatcaaaacaacgtttataaaaatactcaaaacaatttattttcacttGGGCAAACAGCAGCAGTGGAGGCTACAACTGCTATAGCTGCCGATCCCACTAGCAGTTTTGTTGAACTTATAAAGACACTTAATTCAGAAATCGGTAAAGTTTTAGTTGAAGAAAAGGATGAAAACGATCTGTTTTTAGAGTGTATGgctaagaaaatgaaaaaattgtctcCAAgggcaaaatttaaaattcaagcaAAGCTTTTGGAGAACATAACCGAGGAGTTGTTGAAAGAATTTCCAGAATga
- the LOC129953746 gene encoding protein spaetzle isoform X7 yields the protein MFSITQLIVLLIICETTVLSVCQNEYSFTRAKLRRETTSGRKESNSKTQTTKAEVDEIIPKIFSSSTSQRSNTPIAERTPRPVSQNRNPPKDFYFPDEIDSEPKCQEKGKSFCTDVQNYPEDKLEDILKDQISKFYVLFGDDEIPQPLNISQRISPGEDSLCKSYERVIYPKAAESKDLKWMYIINQQNYTQAVAIEECVNPDSACMFAESFPNGYVTMCKQNFKYRQLVALSKSGEIVTDIFKLPSCCKCIFKQKI from the exons ATGTTTTCGATAACACAGCTTATAGTTCTGCTTATAATTTGTGAAACG acaGTTTTGAGTGTTTGTCAAAATGAATACTCATTTACAAGGGCAAAATTGCGAAGGGAAACTACAAGCGGCAGGAAAGAgtcaaattcaaaaactcaaacg actAAGGCTGAAGTGGACGAAATAATACCAAAAATCTTCTCC TCGTCAACATCGCAGCGCAGTAATACGCCAATTGCAGAAAGGACTCCGAGACCTGTTTCTCAAAATAGGAATCCACCAAAag atttttacTTTCCTGATGAAATTGATTCTGAACCAAAATGCCAGGAGAAGGGAAAATCATTTTGTACAGACGTGCAAAATTATCCTGAAGATAAGCTTGAGGATATTCTGAAGGatcaaatttctaaattttatgttttattcggAGACGATGAAATTCCTCAACCGCTAAATATAAGCCAACGTATAAGTCCTGGTGAGGATTCTCTTTGTAAGAGCTACGAAAGGGTTATTTATCCTAAGGCAGCAGAATCAAAGGATCTGAAGTGGATGTATATCATTAACCAACAGAATTACACTCAAGCTGTGGCAATAGAAGAATGCGT gAATCCCGACTCGGCATGTATGTTTGCTGAGAGTTTTCCAAATGGATATGTGACAATgtgtaaacaaaactttaagtaTCGACAGTTAGTTGCATTATCGAAAAGTGGTGAAATTGTAACAGACATTTTCAAGTTACCGTCATGctgtaaatgtatttttaaacaaaaaatataa
- the LOC129953746 gene encoding protein spaetzle isoform X6 has protein sequence MFSITQLIVLLIICETTVLSVCQNEYSFTRAKLRRETTSGRKESNSKTQTTKAEVDEIIPKIFSKSSTSQRSNTPIAERTPRPVSQNRNPPKDFYFPDEIDSEPKCQEKGKSFCTDVQNYPEDKLEDILKDQISKFYVLFGDDEIPQPLNISQRISPGEDSLCKSYERVIYPKAAESKDLKWMYIINQQNYTQAVAIEECVNPDSACMFAESFPNGYVTMCKQNFKYRQLVALSKSGEIVTDIFKLPSCCKCIFKQKI, from the exons ATGTTTTCGATAACACAGCTTATAGTTCTGCTTATAATTTGTGAAACG acaGTTTTGAGTGTTTGTCAAAATGAATACTCATTTACAAGGGCAAAATTGCGAAGGGAAACTACAAGCGGCAGGAAAGAgtcaaattcaaaaactcaaacg actAAGGCTGAAGTGGACGAAATAATACCAAAAATCTTCTCC AAGTCGTCAACATCGCAGCGCAGTAATACGCCAATTGCAGAAAGGACTCCGAGACCTGTTTCTCAAAATAGGAATCCACCAAAag atttttacTTTCCTGATGAAATTGATTCTGAACCAAAATGCCAGGAGAAGGGAAAATCATTTTGTACAGACGTGCAAAATTATCCTGAAGATAAGCTTGAGGATATTCTGAAGGatcaaatttctaaattttatgttttattcggAGACGATGAAATTCCTCAACCGCTAAATATAAGCCAACGTATAAGTCCTGGTGAGGATTCTCTTTGTAAGAGCTACGAAAGGGTTATTTATCCTAAGGCAGCAGAATCAAAGGATCTGAAGTGGATGTATATCATTAACCAACAGAATTACACTCAAGCTGTGGCAATAGAAGAATGCGT gAATCCCGACTCGGCATGTATGTTTGCTGAGAGTTTTCCAAATGGATATGTGACAATgtgtaaacaaaactttaagtaTCGACAGTTAGTTGCATTATCGAAAAGTGGTGAAATTGTAACAGACATTTTCAAGTTACCGTCATGctgtaaatgtatttttaaacaaaaaatataa
- the LOC129953746 gene encoding protein spaetzle isoform X1, which translates to MFSITQLIVLLIICETTVLSVCQNEYSFTRAKLRRETTSGRKESNSKTQTTKAEVDEIIPKIFSVSNPGLVLFNISNNPSERNIATNEQQQDHSFNEKQDFKVQRNPDGKLNIVFNDVFFPQKSSTSQRSNTPIAERTPRPVSQNRNPPKDFYFPDEIDSEPKCQEKGKSFCTDVQNYPEDKLEDILKDQISKFYVLFGDDEIPQPLNISQRISPGEDSLCKSYERVIYPKAAESKDLKWMYIINQQNYTQAVAIEECVNPDSACMFAESFPNGYVTMCKQNFKYRQLVALSKSGEIVTDIFKLPSCCKCIFKQKI; encoded by the exons ATGTTTTCGATAACACAGCTTATAGTTCTGCTTATAATTTGTGAAACG acaGTTTTGAGTGTTTGTCAAAATGAATACTCATTTACAAGGGCAAAATTGCGAAGGGAAACTACAAGCGGCAGGAAAGAgtcaaattcaaaaactcaaacg actAAGGCTGAAGTGGACGAAATAATACCAAAAATCTTCTCCGTGAGTAATCCTGGCCTTGTACTGTTCAACATTTCTAAC aacCCCAGTGAAAGAAATATTGCCACAAATGAACAACAACAAGATCACTCTTTTAATGAGAAACAAGATTTTAAAGTGCAAAGAAATCCAGATGGTAAGCTGAATATAGTTTTTAATGATGTCTTTTTCCCCCAGAAGTCGTCAACATCGCAGCGCAGTAATACGCCAATTGCAGAAAGGACTCCGAGACCTGTTTCTCAAAATAGGAATCCACCAAAag atttttacTTTCCTGATGAAATTGATTCTGAACCAAAATGCCAGGAGAAGGGAAAATCATTTTGTACAGACGTGCAAAATTATCCTGAAGATAAGCTTGAGGATATTCTGAAGGatcaaatttctaaattttatgttttattcggAGACGATGAAATTCCTCAACCGCTAAATATAAGCCAACGTATAAGTCCTGGTGAGGATTCTCTTTGTAAGAGCTACGAAAGGGTTATTTATCCTAAGGCAGCAGAATCAAAGGATCTGAAGTGGATGTATATCATTAACCAACAGAATTACACTCAAGCTGTGGCAATAGAAGAATGCGT gAATCCCGACTCGGCATGTATGTTTGCTGAGAGTTTTCCAAATGGATATGTGACAATgtgtaaacaaaactttaagtaTCGACAGTTAGTTGCATTATCGAAAAGTGGTGAAATTGTAACAGACATTTTCAAGTTACCGTCATGctgtaaatgtatttttaaacaaaaaatataa
- the LOC129953746 gene encoding protein spaetzle isoform X2 — protein MFSITQLIVLLIICETTVLSVCQNEYSFTRAKLRRETTSGRKESNSKTQTTKAEVDEIIPKIFSVSNPGLVLFNISNNPSERNIATNEQQQDHSFNEKQDFKKSSTSQRSNTPIAERTPRPVSQNRNPPKDFYFPDEIDSEPKCQEKGKSFCTDVQNYPEDKLEDILKDQISKFYVLFGDDEIPQPLNISQRISPGEDSLCKSYERVIYPKAAESKDLKWMYIINQQNYTQAVAIEECVNPDSACMFAESFPNGYVTMCKQNFKYRQLVALSKSGEIVTDIFKLPSCCKCIFKQKI, from the exons ATGTTTTCGATAACACAGCTTATAGTTCTGCTTATAATTTGTGAAACG acaGTTTTGAGTGTTTGTCAAAATGAATACTCATTTACAAGGGCAAAATTGCGAAGGGAAACTACAAGCGGCAGGAAAGAgtcaaattcaaaaactcaaacg actAAGGCTGAAGTGGACGAAATAATACCAAAAATCTTCTCCGTGAGTAATCCTGGCCTTGTACTGTTCAACATTTCTAAC aacCCCAGTGAAAGAAATATTGCCACAAATGAACAACAACAAGATCACTCTTTTAATGAGAAACAAGATTTTAAA AAGTCGTCAACATCGCAGCGCAGTAATACGCCAATTGCAGAAAGGACTCCGAGACCTGTTTCTCAAAATAGGAATCCACCAAAag atttttacTTTCCTGATGAAATTGATTCTGAACCAAAATGCCAGGAGAAGGGAAAATCATTTTGTACAGACGTGCAAAATTATCCTGAAGATAAGCTTGAGGATATTCTGAAGGatcaaatttctaaattttatgttttattcggAGACGATGAAATTCCTCAACCGCTAAATATAAGCCAACGTATAAGTCCTGGTGAGGATTCTCTTTGTAAGAGCTACGAAAGGGTTATTTATCCTAAGGCAGCAGAATCAAAGGATCTGAAGTGGATGTATATCATTAACCAACAGAATTACACTCAAGCTGTGGCAATAGAAGAATGCGT gAATCCCGACTCGGCATGTATGTTTGCTGAGAGTTTTCCAAATGGATATGTGACAATgtgtaaacaaaactttaagtaTCGACAGTTAGTTGCATTATCGAAAAGTGGTGAAATTGTAACAGACATTTTCAAGTTACCGTCATGctgtaaatgtatttttaaacaaaaaatataa
- the LOC129953746 gene encoding protein spaetzle isoform X3 — MFSITQLIVLLIICETTVLSVCQNEYSFTRAKLRRETTSGRKESNSKTQTTKAEVDEIIPKIFSVSNPGLVLFNISNNPSERNIATNEQQQDHSFNEKQDFKSSTSQRSNTPIAERTPRPVSQNRNPPKDFYFPDEIDSEPKCQEKGKSFCTDVQNYPEDKLEDILKDQISKFYVLFGDDEIPQPLNISQRISPGEDSLCKSYERVIYPKAAESKDLKWMYIINQQNYTQAVAIEECVNPDSACMFAESFPNGYVTMCKQNFKYRQLVALSKSGEIVTDIFKLPSCCKCIFKQKI, encoded by the exons ATGTTTTCGATAACACAGCTTATAGTTCTGCTTATAATTTGTGAAACG acaGTTTTGAGTGTTTGTCAAAATGAATACTCATTTACAAGGGCAAAATTGCGAAGGGAAACTACAAGCGGCAGGAAAGAgtcaaattcaaaaactcaaacg actAAGGCTGAAGTGGACGAAATAATACCAAAAATCTTCTCCGTGAGTAATCCTGGCCTTGTACTGTTCAACATTTCTAAC aacCCCAGTGAAAGAAATATTGCCACAAATGAACAACAACAAGATCACTCTTTTAATGAGAAACAAGATTTTAAA TCGTCAACATCGCAGCGCAGTAATACGCCAATTGCAGAAAGGACTCCGAGACCTGTTTCTCAAAATAGGAATCCACCAAAag atttttacTTTCCTGATGAAATTGATTCTGAACCAAAATGCCAGGAGAAGGGAAAATCATTTTGTACAGACGTGCAAAATTATCCTGAAGATAAGCTTGAGGATATTCTGAAGGatcaaatttctaaattttatgttttattcggAGACGATGAAATTCCTCAACCGCTAAATATAAGCCAACGTATAAGTCCTGGTGAGGATTCTCTTTGTAAGAGCTACGAAAGGGTTATTTATCCTAAGGCAGCAGAATCAAAGGATCTGAAGTGGATGTATATCATTAACCAACAGAATTACACTCAAGCTGTGGCAATAGAAGAATGCGT gAATCCCGACTCGGCATGTATGTTTGCTGAGAGTTTTCCAAATGGATATGTGACAATgtgtaaacaaaactttaagtaTCGACAGTTAGTTGCATTATCGAAAAGTGGTGAAATTGTAACAGACATTTTCAAGTTACCGTCATGctgtaaatgtatttttaaacaaaaaatataa
- the LOC129953746 gene encoding protein spaetzle isoform X5 → MFSITQLIVLLIICETTVLSVCQNEYSFTRAKLRRETTSGRKESNSKTQTTKAEVDEIIPKIFSVSNPGLVLFNISNSSTSQRSNTPIAERTPRPVSQNRNPPKDFYFPDEIDSEPKCQEKGKSFCTDVQNYPEDKLEDILKDQISKFYVLFGDDEIPQPLNISQRISPGEDSLCKSYERVIYPKAAESKDLKWMYIINQQNYTQAVAIEECVNPDSACMFAESFPNGYVTMCKQNFKYRQLVALSKSGEIVTDIFKLPSCCKCIFKQKI, encoded by the exons ATGTTTTCGATAACACAGCTTATAGTTCTGCTTATAATTTGTGAAACG acaGTTTTGAGTGTTTGTCAAAATGAATACTCATTTACAAGGGCAAAATTGCGAAGGGAAACTACAAGCGGCAGGAAAGAgtcaaattcaaaaactcaaacg actAAGGCTGAAGTGGACGAAATAATACCAAAAATCTTCTCCGTGAGTAATCCTGGCCTTGTACTGTTCAACATTTCTAAC TCGTCAACATCGCAGCGCAGTAATACGCCAATTGCAGAAAGGACTCCGAGACCTGTTTCTCAAAATAGGAATCCACCAAAag atttttacTTTCCTGATGAAATTGATTCTGAACCAAAATGCCAGGAGAAGGGAAAATCATTTTGTACAGACGTGCAAAATTATCCTGAAGATAAGCTTGAGGATATTCTGAAGGatcaaatttctaaattttatgttttattcggAGACGATGAAATTCCTCAACCGCTAAATATAAGCCAACGTATAAGTCCTGGTGAGGATTCTCTTTGTAAGAGCTACGAAAGGGTTATTTATCCTAAGGCAGCAGAATCAAAGGATCTGAAGTGGATGTATATCATTAACCAACAGAATTACACTCAAGCTGTGGCAATAGAAGAATGCGT gAATCCCGACTCGGCATGTATGTTTGCTGAGAGTTTTCCAAATGGATATGTGACAATgtgtaaacaaaactttaagtaTCGACAGTTAGTTGCATTATCGAAAAGTGGTGAAATTGTAACAGACATTTTCAAGTTACCGTCATGctgtaaatgtatttttaaacaaaaaatataa
- the LOC129953746 gene encoding protein spaetzle isoform X4 translates to MFSITQLIVLLIICETTVLSVCQNEYSFTRAKLRRETTSGRKESNSKTQTTKAEVDEIIPKIFSVSNPGLVLFNISNKSSTSQRSNTPIAERTPRPVSQNRNPPKDFYFPDEIDSEPKCQEKGKSFCTDVQNYPEDKLEDILKDQISKFYVLFGDDEIPQPLNISQRISPGEDSLCKSYERVIYPKAAESKDLKWMYIINQQNYTQAVAIEECVNPDSACMFAESFPNGYVTMCKQNFKYRQLVALSKSGEIVTDIFKLPSCCKCIFKQKI, encoded by the exons ATGTTTTCGATAACACAGCTTATAGTTCTGCTTATAATTTGTGAAACG acaGTTTTGAGTGTTTGTCAAAATGAATACTCATTTACAAGGGCAAAATTGCGAAGGGAAACTACAAGCGGCAGGAAAGAgtcaaattcaaaaactcaaacg actAAGGCTGAAGTGGACGAAATAATACCAAAAATCTTCTCCGTGAGTAATCCTGGCCTTGTACTGTTCAACATTTCTAAC AAGTCGTCAACATCGCAGCGCAGTAATACGCCAATTGCAGAAAGGACTCCGAGACCTGTTTCTCAAAATAGGAATCCACCAAAag atttttacTTTCCTGATGAAATTGATTCTGAACCAAAATGCCAGGAGAAGGGAAAATCATTTTGTACAGACGTGCAAAATTATCCTGAAGATAAGCTTGAGGATATTCTGAAGGatcaaatttctaaattttatgttttattcggAGACGATGAAATTCCTCAACCGCTAAATATAAGCCAACGTATAAGTCCTGGTGAGGATTCTCTTTGTAAGAGCTACGAAAGGGTTATTTATCCTAAGGCAGCAGAATCAAAGGATCTGAAGTGGATGTATATCATTAACCAACAGAATTACACTCAAGCTGTGGCAATAGAAGAATGCGT gAATCCCGACTCGGCATGTATGTTTGCTGAGAGTTTTCCAAATGGATATGTGACAATgtgtaaacaaaactttaagtaTCGACAGTTAGTTGCATTATCGAAAAGTGGTGAAATTGTAACAGACATTTTCAAGTTACCGTCATGctgtaaatgtatttttaaacaaaaaatataa